One segment of candidate division KSB1 bacterium DNA contains the following:
- a CDS encoding cytochrome c3 family protein translates to MKKIFFPLLLGLSLAHAQTPPESSCLICHRQLEAELLAPVTAWANDIHAGSGLGCESCHGGNPSPAVADDPEAAMSRAAGYRGKPARTSIPRLCASCHSDPAVIKKYNPALPTDQLASYRTSRHGELLFQKGDDKVAVCSDCHGSHGILAAGDSRSPVYPLNVPATCGRCHADAGYMAGYGIGVGQVADYEASVHGEALLRKRDTAAPACNDCHGNHGAIPPEVKNISHVCGRCHFNNAGLFARSPHAQPFEEMGLAQCETCHGNHNITAPTDARLDPTGSEFACGSCHEPESAGWKNGAEMFAILHAMKSKIATADSLVRRAERAGMEVSEAKFIISAANDELIKARTQVHTFRSALLQERSKTGVDLANQAVGLGRAALQELQYRRQGLAVSMVIIFAVAAALYAKIRRKDREWQQSQERG, encoded by the coding sequence ATGAAAAAAATATTTTTCCCGCTGCTTCTGGGACTCAGTCTGGCTCATGCCCAAACGCCGCCGGAAAGCAGTTGTCTCATTTGCCACCGGCAGCTCGAGGCCGAACTCCTGGCACCGGTCACGGCATGGGCGAATGACATTCATGCCGGCAGCGGCCTGGGTTGTGAGAGCTGTCACGGTGGCAACCCCAGCCCTGCAGTGGCCGACGACCCGGAAGCCGCGATGAGTCGCGCGGCCGGTTACCGCGGCAAGCCCGCCCGCACGAGCATTCCCCGGTTGTGCGCCTCCTGTCACAGTGATCCGGCCGTTATCAAAAAATACAACCCGGCGTTGCCGACCGATCAATTGGCCAGTTATCGCACCAGCCGTCATGGCGAGCTGCTGTTCCAGAAGGGCGATGACAAGGTCGCGGTGTGCAGTGACTGCCATGGCTCGCACGGCATTCTGGCGGCGGGCGACTCACGTTCGCCGGTCTATCCCTTGAATGTGCCCGCCACCTGCGGGCGCTGCCACGCCGATGCTGGCTACATGGCTGGCTATGGCATCGGGGTGGGGCAAGTCGCAGACTACGAGGCGAGCGTGCATGGTGAGGCCTTGCTGCGCAAACGTGATACAGCCGCGCCGGCCTGCAATGACTGTCATGGCAATCACGGCGCCATTCCGCCCGAAGTGAAAAACATCTCGCACGTGTGTGGGCGCTGTCATTTCAACAACGCCGGTCTGTTTGCCAGGAGCCCGCATGCGCAGCCCTTTGAAGAAATGGGACTGGCGCAGTGTGAGACCTGCCACGGCAATCACAACATCACCGCGCCCACGGATGCCCGTCTCGATCCCACGGGCAGCGAATTTGCCTGTGGCAGTTGCCACGAGCCGGAAAGCGCCGGCTGGAAAAATGGCGCCGAAATGTTTGCGATTTTGCACGCGATGAAAAGTAAAATCGCGACCGCGGACAGCCTGGTGCGCCGAGCGGAGCGCGCCGGCATGGAAGTGAGCGAGGCCAAATTCATCATTTCCGCCGCGAATGATGAACTCATCAAGGCCCGCACCCAGGTGCACACTTTTCGATCCGCGCTGCTGCAGGAGAGATCGAAGACGGGAGTTGATCTGGCGAATCAGGCGGTCGGGCTGGGCCGCGCCGCCCTGCAGGAGTTACAGTATCGCCGCCAGGGGCTGGCGGTTTCCATGGTCATCATTTTCGCCGTGGCCGCCGCACTGTATGCGAAAATTCGACGCAAAGACCGGGAGTGGCAGCAATCACAGGAGCGTGGCTGA
- a CDS encoding NapC/NirT family cytochrome c, with protein MENTIANSRKLPGSFYNLISIAGAAIAGFSFVAILFLFIVDFFLQTSTPYLGIINYLVFPVFLILGLLLVPIGMWREHRRRASSHALPSLPRIDLNLPHHRRMFLLSVSVTSLFLLLTGVGSYQAYEFTESTQFCGTICHTVMEPEYTAYQDSPHARVTCTGCHVGPGAGWYVQSKLSGLYQVYSVAFNKYPRPIPTPITNLRPARETCEQCHWPQAFFGSKQSERVHFMKDEANTRWTYNLLIKIGGGSPELGHTSGIHWHMNIANKIEYLPADESREVIPWVRATNAKGEVTVYTSDPGLLDAAAIDESKLRVMDCIDCHNRPTHIFKSPNIAVNAALNYGRLDPTLPMIKAAAVDALLPEYPSMEAALAAIDSSLHAFYEQNYPEVAATKAAQINAAVASVQSIYARNNFPRMKAGWRNYPDHIGHYLSPGCHRCHDGLHKSAEGKTITRDCNACHLIIAQGDGKTVQESNLNGLEFRHPVDIGDAWTETSCHECHGLAAGM; from the coding sequence ATGGAAAACACGATCGCGAACTCGCGCAAGCTTCCCGGTTCGTTTTACAATCTCATCAGTATTGCGGGCGCGGCCATTGCGGGCTTCAGCTTCGTCGCCATTTTGTTTCTTTTTATCGTCGATTTTTTCCTGCAAACCTCGACGCCCTACCTCGGCATCATCAATTATCTGGTTTTCCCCGTATTTTTGATTTTGGGATTGCTGCTGGTGCCAATCGGCATGTGGCGCGAGCATCGCCGGCGTGCCAGCTCCCATGCCCTGCCGAGCCTGCCGCGGATCGATCTCAACCTTCCCCACCACCGCCGCATGTTCCTGCTCTCGGTGTCGGTGACCAGCCTCTTTCTCCTGTTGACCGGGGTGGGCAGCTATCAAGCCTACGAGTTTACCGAGTCCACCCAGTTTTGCGGCACCATCTGCCACACGGTGATGGAGCCGGAATACACCGCCTACCAGGACTCACCCCATGCGCGCGTCACGTGCACCGGCTGTCACGTCGGCCCGGGTGCCGGCTGGTATGTGCAATCGAAGCTCTCCGGCCTGTATCAAGTGTACTCCGTGGCTTTCAACAAATACCCGCGGCCGATTCCAACGCCGATCACCAACCTGCGGCCGGCGCGCGAGACCTGCGAGCAATGCCACTGGCCGCAGGCCTTTTTTGGATCCAAGCAAAGCGAGCGCGTGCACTTCATGAAGGACGAGGCCAACACGCGCTGGACCTACAACCTGCTCATCAAGATCGGCGGCGGCAGCCCGGAGCTCGGGCACACTTCCGGCATTCACTGGCACATGAACATCGCCAACAAGATTGAATACCTGCCCGCCGATGAATCCCGCGAAGTGATTCCCTGGGTGCGTGCGACCAACGCCAAAGGCGAGGTGACGGTGTACACCTCCGATCCCGGTCTGCTGGACGCCGCCGCCATTGACGAGAGCAAGCTGCGGGTGATGGATTGCATCGATTGCCACAACCGCCCCACGCACATCTTCAAATCGCCCAACATTGCGGTGAACGCCGCGCTGAATTACGGCCGGCTTGACCCAACGCTGCCGATGATCAAAGCCGCCGCCGTGGACGCACTGCTGCCGGAATATCCCAGCATGGAAGCGGCACTGGCTGCAATCGATTCTTCGCTGCATGCCTTTTATGAGCAAAACTATCCGGAAGTGGCGGCAACGAAGGCCGCGCAAATCAACGCCGCGGTGGCAAGCGTGCAAAGTATCTACGCCAGGAACAATTTCCCCAGGATGAAGGCGGGCTGGCGCAACTATCCGGATCACATCGGCCACTATCTCAGCCCCGGCTGCCATCGCTGCCACGACGGGTTGCACAAAAGCGCCGAGGGCAAGACCATCACGCGGGATTGCAACGCCTGTCATCTCATCATCGCCCAGGGCGACGGCAAAACTGTTCAGGAAAGCAACCTGAACGGGCTGGAATTCCGCCATCCGGTTGATATCGGCGACGCCTGGACGGAGACCAGTTGTCATGAATGCCACGGCCTCGCCGCCGGCATGTAG
- a CDS encoding hydrogenase small subunit encodes MPDCNATIWQTMQAKGYTRREFLRFCSFAAGLAGIEATGLARVVHAFEKKPRPAVVWLHFQECTCCSESFIRSSHPLVADIVLDKLSLDYTETLQAAAGHQAEKCLHDTITNYAGQYILLVEGSVPMKDDGVYCMIGGRAAEDILLECAKEAAAVIAWGSCASNGCIQGAKPNPTNATPIHKIISKPVINVPGCPPIADVMTGVVTHLLVYGRAPALDGQGRPREFYGRRVHDTCYRRPYYDAGLFVERWDDEKARKGYCLYKMGCRGPVTYNACSVTRWNNGVSYPIQSGHGCIGCSENGFWDNGPFYRHLASFPGFGIESTADTIGTVVGVAAAAGVTAHAIVTNIRKRQLISEHMEESVTDRKAKGGER; translated from the coding sequence ATGCCGGATTGCAATGCCACGATTTGGCAGACGATGCAGGCCAAGGGATACACCCGCCGTGAGTTCCTGAGGTTTTGCAGCTTCGCTGCCGGGCTGGCCGGGATCGAAGCCACCGGCCTGGCGCGCGTCGTTCACGCCTTCGAGAAAAAACCGAGACCTGCAGTCGTCTGGCTTCACTTTCAGGAGTGCACCTGCTGCAGCGAATCCTTCATCCGTTCCTCCCACCCGCTGGTTGCTGACATCGTGCTCGACAAACTCTCGCTGGACTACACCGAGACCCTGCAGGCCGCCGCCGGCCATCAGGCGGAAAAGTGTTTGCACGACACCATCACCAATTATGCCGGCCAATACATTCTGCTGGTCGAGGGCTCGGTGCCGATGAAGGATGACGGCGTCTACTGCATGATCGGCGGCCGCGCGGCGGAAGACATCCTGCTGGAATGCGCCAAAGAGGCCGCGGCGGTCATCGCCTGGGGCAGTTGTGCCTCCAACGGCTGCATCCAGGGTGCCAAACCCAATCCCACCAATGCCACGCCGATTCACAAAATCATCAGCAAACCCGTGATCAACGTGCCCGGCTGCCCGCCGATCGCCGATGTCATGACCGGCGTGGTGACGCATCTTCTGGTTTACGGCCGCGCACCCGCGCTCGACGGCCAGGGCCGGCCCAGGGAGTTTTACGGCCGCCGCGTGCATGATACCTGCTACCGCCGGCCGTACTATGATGCCGGTTTGTTCGTGGAAAGGTGGGACGATGAAAAAGCCCGCAAGGGCTACTGTCTCTACAAAATGGGATGCCGCGGCCCGGTGACCTACAATGCCTGCTCCGTCACCCGCTGGAACAACGGCGTGAGCTATCCCATTCAATCCGGGCACGGCTGCATTGGCTGCAGTGAGAACGGCTTTTGGGATAATGGGCCGTTCTACCGCCACCTGGCCAGCTTCCCGGGCTTCGGCATCGAGAGCACGGCCGACACCATTGGCACGGTGGTGGGCGTGGCTGCCGCCGCGGGCGTCACGGCACATGCCATCGTGACCAACATCCGCAAACGCCAGCTCATCAGTGAGCACAT